The sequence CACTGCCGGCCAGACTCGCATCGTCGAACAGATGATCCTGGCCAAGGTCAATGCACTGGTTATCGCACCCTCCGATTCCAAGGCTATGGTGCCGGTGATCAAGAAAGCCGTCGATGCCGGCATCACCGTGATCAACATCGATAATCAGCTCGATCCGGCCATCGTCAAAAGCAAAAACATCAGCGTGCCTTTCGTAGGCCCGGACAACCGCAAAGGTGCGCGTCTGGTCGGTGAATACCTGGCCAAGCAGCTCAAGGCCGGTGATGAAGTCGGCATCATTGAAGGCGTCTCCACGACGACCAACGCCCAGCAGCGCACCGCCGGCTTCAAGGATGCGATGGACGCTGCACAGATCAAGATCGTTTCCCTGCAGTCCGGTGACTGGGAAATCGACAAGGGCAACAAGGTTGCCGCGTCGATCCTCAGCGAATACCCGGACGTCAAAGCGCTGCTGGCCGGCAACGACAGCATGGCTGTAGGTGCGGTCTCCGCCGTGCGCGCTGCCGGCAAGGCCGGTCAGGTCCAAGTCGTCGGTTACGACAACATCAATGCCAT comes from Pseudomonas sp. RU47 and encodes:
- a CDS encoding sugar ABC transporter substrate-binding protein, coding for MKLPFAGRLLAVAMLAATAAALPVSSAFAESAEKPKVALVMKSLANEFFLTMEDGAKAYQKEHSADFDLISNGIKDETDTAGQTRIVEQMILAKVNALVIAPSDSKAMVPVIKKAVDAGITVINIDNQLDPAIVKSKNISVPFVGPDNRKGARLVGEYLAKQLKAGDEVGIIEGVSTTTNAQQRTAGFKDAMDAAQIKIVSLQSGDWEIDKGNKVAASILSEYPDVKALLAGNDSMAVGAVSAVRAAGKAGQVQVVGYDNINAIKPMLKDGRVLATADQFAAKQAVFGIETALKIIKGEKVDSGANGVIETPVELVTQ